One Pseudomonas fluorescens genomic region harbors:
- a CDS encoding YkgJ family cysteine cluster protein → MSEVSPCLNCGACCSHFRVSFFWGECASSGGTVPDELVTQISPSRVAMNGTDCKSPRCTALVGDVGSEVKCSIYELRSSPCREFESSWENGEKNVDCDKARARFGLPPLQPDWAQIPLEQIA, encoded by the coding sequence ATGTCCGAAGTCAGTCCGTGTCTGAATTGCGGTGCCTGCTGTTCCCATTTTCGCGTGTCTTTTTTCTGGGGTGAGTGCGCTTCCTCAGGCGGCACGGTGCCCGATGAACTGGTCACCCAGATCAGCCCCAGCCGGGTAGCGATGAACGGCACCGACTGCAAGTCGCCGCGTTGCACGGCACTGGTGGGGGATGTCGGTAGTGAAGTGAAGTGTTCGATATACGAGCTGCGTTCCAGCCCTTGCCGCGAGTTCGAATCGTCATGGGAAAACGGCGAAAAGAACGTCGACTGCGACAAGGCGCGCGCGCGTTTCGGCTTGCCACCGCTGCAACCGGACTGGGCGCAGATCCCGCTCGAACAGATCGCCTGA